One genomic segment of Silene latifolia isolate original U9 population unplaced genomic scaffold, ASM4854445v1 scaffold_601, whole genome shotgun sequence includes these proteins:
- the LOC141639913 gene encoding uncharacterized protein LOC141639913, protein MPKDAGGLGVKKVEEWNWAAVGKLVNWVYTKADRLWIRWIKDQYILKEQDWQTYSPPADAPWTWKNVCKVKEKLKDGFGQNYWLADEHGYTLKNGYKWLCTHQAKVDWYPLVWNSWNIPKHSVITWFIMQEGLNTKAKLYQIGFCEDNLCLICGEQPETINHLFYECHYGCRIRAALAIWMGRVFPTITDLMNGRTGSLQWKAMAMIFNVYLYMIWHQRNFTRLHQSVVPVNPDAIAESEPVYKITPCLVADLYGDWIMPLTKKVQVAYLLRRLD, encoded by the exons ATGCCCAAAGATGCAGGTGGTCTTGGTGTTAAGAAAGTAGAAGAATGGAATTGGGCAGCTGTTGGTAAACTGGTGAACTGGGTGTATACCAAAGCTGACAGATTGTGGATACGATGGATCAAAGATCAGTATATACTGAAAGAGCAAGACTGGCAAACTTACTCTCCACCTGCAGATGCTCCTTGGACTTGGAAGAATGTTTGCAAGGTCAAGGAAAAATTGAAGGATGGATTTGGTCAGAATTACTGGTTAGCTGATGAGCACGGTTATACTCTCAAGAATGGTTACAAATGGTTATGCACTCACCAAGCTAAGGTGGACTGGTATCCTCTGGTTTGGAATAGCTGGAACATTCCCAAGCATTCAGTCATTACATGGTTTATTATGCAGGAGGGGCTAAATACTAAAGCTAAGTTATACCAGATTGGCTTTTGTGAAGACAATCTTTGTCTAATCTGTGGTGAACAGCCTGAAACGATCAATCACTTATTCTATGAGTGTCATTATGGCTGCAGAATCAGGGCAGCTCTTGCTATCTGGATGGGAAGAGTTTTTCCTACCATTACTGATCTTATGAATGGTAGGACAGGCAGTCTACAATGGAAGGCAATGGCTATGATATTTAATGTGTATCTCTATATGATATGGCATCAGAGAAACTTCACCAGACTCCATCAGTCTGTT GTGCCCGTCAACCCAGATGCAATTGCCGAGTCTGAACCGGTTTACAAAATAACACCATGCTTGGTTGCTGATCTCTATGGCGACTGGATAATGCCCTTGACCAAGAAGGTCCAAGTCGCGTACTTGCTGAGAAGGTTGGATTGA